A DNA window from Candidatus Hydrogenedentota bacterium contains the following coding sequences:
- a CDS encoding PAS domain-containing protein: protein MSLAILPYICPLAVASLLYIWLGLVAWRNRDEKVAGAFGGVLATCLEWTITYAFELMAPDLESKLFWANAQFAGISFLPIFWLLLVLGITGRHKPPVIVMGLMVSIAVATNVLAWTSEWHHIFRVEPSLDLTSHSIPMVDADYGAWQYLVHVPYFFGTFAFSVVLLYDSYRTAGPLFRRQYAVVAFCSILPLAGGALYTTGIQPFLNWNPATAFLSISALLIAFARLRLGLFQLIPFARAALLENMTDSVVVLDEKERMVDTNPTAIRTFALEDEHLRGMPLKSIAAFGEHLYAAYRAAEHPDFTVTLNTVAGPRDFSCRAKSMVGGGGQALGHLLVLHDITDLREAHRALLARESYLSALNKAAGVLMNATAEVPYQEFVSALGPLLSASRVYVFLNSTAPDGTVLMSQVAEWHSPEVTSALDWPETQNLPYVGDLATWLEQFRQGKAVEARVRDLSPELRMFLESQGIQSLLLIPVLVDGELVGFVGFDNCVDERPWEPFEQDLLHAAAQNLAQAIKRVGYEKELRNSRERLELALQGAELGTWDFDAVTGEATYNDRWANMLGYQKEEILSKHATWESLLHPDDRDRAIATLQTHLDGQTPGYENEFRLRSKSGDWVWILSKGRVIERDASGKAIRAAGTHLDITEYKRGEVERLSIERQIQQTQKLESLGVLAGGIAHDFNNLLMAILGHADLAEQELSPMSPVREHVRGIVQSSRRAAELCRQMLAYSGRGRFVVETVDLRELVEEIVHLLRTSISKKATLNLHMDRALPHVEGDASQLRQVIMNLVLNASESFGEEAGEITIKASAQRCDAAMLRAHAKDVDLPEGLYVCLEVDDTGCGMNPETLERIFDPFFTTKFAGRGLGLAAVQGIVRGHNGVLSVESQRGKGTAFRVYLPVSPNQAQIPAGTRSVQDKSWRGAGAILLVDDEDTILDVSTAMLRKLGFDVIVAHDGQEAISIYETRQSEIACVLIDMTMPVLDGAEAFRAIRRINPEARVIMSSGYNEQEVTGRLKGEGLAGFIQKPYQLDTLRAELKRVLSAFSRPNAAT, encoded by the coding sequence ATGAGTCTGGCCATTCTACCGTACATATGCCCTCTCGCAGTCGCCTCGTTACTCTATATTTGGTTGGGTCTTGTGGCATGGCGCAATCGCGACGAAAAAGTCGCAGGCGCTTTTGGCGGAGTACTTGCGACGTGCCTGGAGTGGACGATTACCTATGCGTTCGAATTGATGGCCCCCGACCTCGAATCCAAGCTGTTTTGGGCGAATGCTCAGTTCGCGGGGATCAGTTTCCTACCCATCTTCTGGCTATTGCTCGTGTTGGGAATTACGGGCCGACACAAGCCGCCCGTCATTGTCATGGGACTGATGGTATCAATCGCCGTTGCCACAAACGTCCTGGCCTGGACCAGTGAGTGGCACCATATATTTCGCGTGGAACCGTCGCTTGACTTGACTTCTCACAGCATACCCATGGTCGATGCGGACTATGGTGCGTGGCAGTACCTCGTGCATGTCCCCTATTTCTTTGGGACGTTCGCGTTTTCGGTCGTCTTGTTGTACGACTCGTATCGCACCGCAGGACCGCTATTCCGAAGACAGTACGCCGTTGTCGCATTCTGCAGTATCCTGCCGCTGGCAGGTGGCGCGCTGTATACAACAGGTATTCAGCCATTCCTCAATTGGAATCCGGCCACTGCATTCTTGAGCATCTCCGCGCTCTTGATTGCTTTTGCGCGGCTGCGTCTCGGCCTGTTTCAACTTATTCCGTTCGCGCGGGCTGCCCTTCTCGAGAACATGACGGATTCCGTGGTCGTACTGGACGAAAAGGAGCGAATGGTCGACACGAATCCAACCGCTATTCGCACTTTTGCACTGGAAGACGAGCACCTGCGGGGCATGCCCCTGAAGAGTATTGCTGCATTTGGTGAACATCTTTATGCGGCCTATCGCGCCGCGGAGCATCCCGACTTCACGGTAACGTTGAATACAGTGGCCGGTCCGCGGGATTTTAGCTGCAGGGCCAAAAGCATGGTGGGGGGCGGCGGCCAGGCGCTGGGACATCTCCTTGTGCTTCATGACATCACCGATCTGCGCGAGGCACACCGGGCGCTGCTTGCACGAGAATCGTACTTGTCTGCGCTGAACAAAGCGGCTGGGGTGCTGATGAATGCCACCGCAGAAGTGCCGTACCAGGAGTTTGTCTCGGCACTCGGCCCCCTGCTGAGCGCAAGCCGTGTATACGTGTTCTTGAACAGTACGGCTCCGGATGGAACCGTTCTGATGAGTCAAGTCGCCGAGTGGCATTCGCCGGAAGTGACGTCCGCACTGGATTGGCCTGAAACGCAGAACTTGCCGTATGTAGGCGATCTGGCGACATGGCTGGAGCAGTTCCGCCAAGGCAAGGCAGTGGAAGCGCGCGTGAGGGATTTGTCCCCTGAATTGCGCATGTTCCTCGAATCACAGGGGATTCAGTCGTTGTTGCTCATCCCCGTACTGGTGGATGGCGAATTGGTGGGTTTTGTGGGCTTTGACAATTGTGTCGATGAACGCCCTTGGGAACCTTTCGAACAGGACTTGCTGCATGCCGCGGCGCAGAACCTTGCCCAGGCCATCAAGCGCGTCGGGTACGAGAAGGAATTGCGCAACAGCCGCGAACGATTGGAGCTGGCGCTTCAAGGGGCCGAGTTGGGTACGTGGGATTTCGATGCCGTCACCGGCGAGGCTACCTACAACGATCGCTGGGCCAACATGCTCGGATATCAGAAAGAGGAAATCCTGAGCAAACATGCAACTTGGGAGAGCCTGCTGCACCCGGACGACAGGGATCGCGCCATCGCGACGCTACAGACCCATTTGGACGGACAAACGCCGGGCTACGAAAATGAGTTTCGCCTTCGGAGCAAAAGCGGCGATTGGGTTTGGATCCTATCCAAAGGCAGAGTGATCGAGCGGGACGCCTCCGGCAAGGCTATACGCGCCGCGGGAACCCACTTGGACATTACCGAGTATAAGCGCGGAGAAGTAGAGCGGCTGTCGATCGAACGCCAGATTCAGCAGACGCAAAAACTGGAGAGTCTGGGTGTACTGGCAGGGGGAATAGCGCACGACTTCAACAATCTTCTTATGGCCATCCTAGGGCATGCTGACCTGGCCGAGCAGGAATTGTCACCTATGTCTCCGGTTCGCGAGCATGTCAGGGGCATTGTTCAGTCCTCCCGCAGGGCAGCTGAGCTGTGCCGTCAGATGCTGGCGTATTCCGGCCGCGGACGCTTCGTGGTTGAGACGGTCGATTTGCGCGAGCTGGTTGAAGAGATCGTCCATTTGCTGCGGACTTCGATTTCGAAAAAGGCTACACTGAACCTGCACATGGATCGTGCACTGCCTCATGTCGAAGGCGATGCAAGCCAACTCAGGCAAGTGATCATGAACTTGGTCTTAAATGCATCGGAATCATTTGGCGAGGAGGCGGGCGAGATTACGATCAAGGCCAGCGCTCAACGTTGCGACGCCGCTATGCTGCGCGCTCATGCTAAGGACGTCGACTTGCCCGAAGGTTTGTACGTGTGCCTGGAGGTTGATGATACGGGTTGCGGAATGAACCCGGAGACGCTGGAGCGCATCTTCGATCCCTTCTTCACCACGAAGTTTGCCGGACGGGGGCTAGGACTCGCTGCCGTGCAAGGGATCGTGCGCGGACACAATGGCGTACTCAGCGTGGAGAGTCAGAGAGGAAAAGGGACCGCCTTTCGAGTTTATCTACCCGTATCGCCCAATCAAGCTCAAATCCCGGCCGGTACCCGAAGCGTTCAGGACAAATCGTGGCGTGGTGCGGGCGCCATTCTTCTTGTCGACGATGAAGATACGATTCTGGATGTTTCGACGGCGATGCTTCGAAAACTAGGATTCGACGTTATCGTGGCGCACGATGGACAAGAAGCCATTTCCATCTACGAGACACGGCAATCCGAAATCGCTTGCGTGTTGATTGACATGACGATGCCCGTGCTGGATGGCGCGGAGGCATTTCGCGCAATTCGCCGCATCAATCCCGAGGCCCGCGTGATCATGTCCAGCGGCTACAACGAACAGGAAGTAACCGGGCGGCTTAAAGGCGAAGGACTAGCGGGATTCATTCAAAAGCCCTATCAGCTTGACACGTTGCGCGCGGAACTCAAGCGCGTGCTTAGCGCATTCTCCAGGCCGAACGCCGCTACTTAG
- a CDS encoding M28 family peptidase, translated as MISQLRKDVEQLAVPGGRMPGTPAHIAAREYIIARAIQEGLEGYANDSFELPYSEGEIRLTNVIGRLPGLRPELPPVLIAAHYDTCGTTPGADDNASAVAIALSAVEPLRKARLDRSVLFAFFDAEEPPHFLKPTMGSTYFYEHQRREEIHCAVVLDLVGHDLPAPTLENALIVIGMESDPGLEGVVRACDPSPGLSTLVTLNRYIGDMSDHHIFRISKRPYLFLTCAQWEHFHLPTDTPEKLNYEKMAHIAAYTVRATIGVASATLEGPFEGYDTTETELYFVRKYAKPIADALGNPLQSRTDLESMVSLLASEGGLLTGR; from the coding sequence ATGATCTCGCAGCTTCGAAAAGACGTCGAGCAACTTGCGGTACCTGGCGGCCGAATGCCGGGAACGCCGGCGCATATCGCCGCGCGTGAATACATCATCGCGCGCGCGATACAGGAAGGTCTCGAGGGTTACGCCAACGATTCGTTTGAGTTGCCGTATAGCGAAGGCGAGATTCGACTGACCAACGTAATCGGCAGACTACCGGGGCTGCGCCCCGAATTGCCGCCCGTGTTAATTGCGGCGCACTACGACACATGCGGCACGACACCAGGCGCGGACGATAACGCAAGCGCCGTCGCTATCGCGTTAAGCGCCGTCGAACCGCTGCGCAAAGCGCGTCTGGATCGTTCAGTGCTCTTTGCATTTTTCGATGCCGAGGAGCCGCCGCATTTCCTCAAACCCACCATGGGCTCCACCTATTTCTATGAGCATCAACGCCGGGAGGAGATTCATTGCGCGGTCGTGTTGGACCTTGTAGGACACGATCTGCCCGCGCCGACGCTCGAGAACGCGCTGATTGTCATTGGCATGGAGAGCGACCCCGGTTTGGAGGGCGTGGTCCGGGCATGCGACCCTTCGCCCGGTTTGTCTACGCTGGTGACGTTGAACCGGTATATCGGCGATATGAGCGATCACCACATCTTTCGAATCAGCAAACGCCCCTATCTCTTTCTGACCTGTGCCCAGTGGGAGCATTTCCATCTGCCCACCGATACGCCGGAGAAGCTCAACTACGAGAAGATGGCGCACATCGCCGCGTACACGGTCCGTGCGACGATCGGCGTGGCAAGTGCTACGCTGGAAGGCCCCTTCGAGGGCTACGACACGACAGAGACGGAGCTCTATTTTGTGCGCAAGTACGCCAAGCCGATCGCGGATGCCCTTGGCAATCCGCTCCAATCGCGCACAGATCTTGAGTCGATGGTAAGTCTCCTGGCATCGGAAGGCGGCTTGCTGACGGGGCGGTAG
- the nhaA gene encoding Na+/H+ antiporter NhaA, producing MTRDNELPPLEQISPVAQFLKQDVVAAGILLFSALGALILANSPLREWYNDLWHIELGFAVGHFELSQSLHHWVNDGLMSIFFFLVGLEIKRELLVGELASVRKALLPGAAAIGGMLFPALIYALCNLGEESVRGWGIPMATDIAFAAGCMALVKTRVPPALPVFLIALAIVDDLGSVVTIALFYTDQIAMRPLFFGGFLVLVSFGLSRLGVRYTFPYVVLGCIVWFAFLKSGVHATIAGVLLAFSIPPDARYETPHFSGRLSTLLYRFSEAEDYKNPLLVNARQQSLIRSILRECHHVEAPLQRIEHALHPFCVFFVMPLFAFANSGVTLDFSSLIQDFASPVAIGVILGLLLGKQVGIMLFSWLAIKLKLADLPDGVRWSHVYGLSWLAAIGFTMALFINELAFPQSGHGYATGDAASEAVRHLAQAKLGIFTASLIAGVVGVLALRWVGRKETYDHEPS from the coding sequence ATGACCAGAGACAACGAATTACCGCCTCTGGAACAGATATCACCAGTTGCACAATTCCTGAAGCAGGACGTTGTCGCCGCTGGCATTCTATTGTTTTCCGCCTTGGGCGCCTTAATCCTTGCCAATTCCCCGCTTCGAGAATGGTACAACGACCTGTGGCACATAGAACTTGGTTTTGCAGTGGGCCATTTCGAATTGTCTCAATCGCTGCATCACTGGGTCAACGATGGACTCATGTCCATTTTCTTCTTCCTGGTCGGGCTCGAAATCAAACGCGAGTTGCTCGTGGGCGAATTGGCAAGTGTGCGAAAGGCCCTGCTGCCCGGAGCCGCCGCTATTGGCGGAATGCTCTTTCCCGCGCTGATCTATGCGCTCTGCAATTTGGGGGAGGAATCGGTACGCGGCTGGGGTATACCGATGGCGACCGATATCGCGTTCGCGGCCGGGTGCATGGCGCTCGTTAAGACGCGCGTCCCCCCCGCATTGCCGGTTTTCCTGATTGCACTCGCGATCGTCGACGACCTCGGGTCGGTTGTTACCATCGCACTCTTTTACACCGATCAGATCGCCATGCGCCCCTTGTTCTTCGGCGGATTTCTCGTGTTGGTCTCGTTCGGCCTAAGCCGCCTCGGCGTACGCTACACGTTTCCGTATGTGGTCCTTGGGTGCATCGTGTGGTTCGCGTTCCTAAAGTCCGGCGTCCATGCGACGATAGCCGGCGTGCTACTGGCTTTCTCAATCCCTCCAGACGCACGTTACGAGACACCGCACTTCTCGGGGCGCTTGTCTACGTTGCTCTATCGGTTCAGCGAAGCCGAAGACTACAAGAATCCACTGCTTGTCAATGCGCGACAGCAGTCGCTCATTCGTTCCATTCTTCGTGAATGCCACCATGTTGAGGCGCCGCTGCAGCGTATTGAGCATGCGCTGCACCCATTTTGCGTATTCTTTGTAATGCCGCTTTTTGCCTTTGCCAATTCGGGTGTCACGCTCGACTTCAGTTCTCTCATTCAGGATTTCGCGTCGCCAGTCGCCATTGGCGTAATCCTTGGCCTGCTGCTCGGCAAGCAGGTGGGCATCATGCTCTTTTCTTGGCTTGCCATTAAGCTCAAGCTTGCCGACTTGCCCGATGGCGTTCGCTGGTCGCACGTATACGGATTGAGTTGGCTCGCGGCCATCGGTTTTACCATGGCGCTATTCATAAACGAGCTTGCGTTTCCCCAAAGCGGGCACGGGTACGCAACTGGAGACGCGGCATCCGAAGCAGTTCGGCATCTTGCGCAGGCCAAACTCGGCATATTCACCGCCAGCCTCATCGCAGGTGTCGTGGGAGTTCTTGCGCTGCGGTGGGTGGGTCGAAAAGAGACGTACGATCACGAGCCCAGCTAA
- a CDS encoding histidinol-phosphatase codes for MNRNTAPWKVSLHGGHCGEFCDHAVGTLREVLDAAIAQGFATYGVSEHVPRHGDQYLYENELSLGWTVDKIAADFEAYGKAIADAADEYSDRLIVLRGYEIEIVPHDRYVSIMLDYRKRFGFDYMVGSVHFYKDILIDGPMNHFERAVETAGGLEALALRYYESVAEMVQALRPEVVGHLDLIRKNGHLLGPVETPAIRRAAESTLEVIRECGGILDLNTAGWRKGLDSPYPAPWLVEKAHSMGVPFCFGDDSHGPDLVGAGVVEARDYLLQNGVDSVTVLTREDGEIVRRAVPLQ; via the coding sequence ATGAATCGAAACACCGCACCTTGGAAGGTCTCGTTACACGGCGGGCATTGCGGGGAGTTTTGCGATCACGCCGTCGGCACATTGCGCGAAGTGCTCGACGCAGCCATCGCCCAGGGATTCGCCACCTACGGTGTGAGCGAGCACGTCCCTCGCCATGGAGACCAGTACTTATACGAAAATGAGCTGTCACTGGGGTGGACCGTGGACAAGATCGCGGCAGACTTCGAAGCCTACGGGAAGGCCATCGCCGATGCTGCCGACGAGTACAGTGACCGCCTGATCGTGTTGCGGGGCTATGAAATCGAGATTGTCCCCCACGACCGCTATGTTTCCATCATGTTGGATTACCGAAAGCGCTTCGGGTTTGACTACATGGTCGGGTCTGTTCACTTCTATAAGGACATACTCATCGACGGGCCGATGAATCATTTTGAGCGCGCTGTGGAAACCGCCGGTGGACTGGAAGCGCTGGCGCTACGCTACTACGAGTCGGTTGCTGAGATGGTTCAGGCGTTGCGGCCGGAGGTCGTGGGGCATCTCGATCTGATTCGCAAGAATGGTCATCTGCTTGGCCCCGTGGAGACGCCGGCAATCCGGCGCGCGGCCGAAAGCACCCTCGAAGTCATCCGAGAGTGCGGAGGCATACTCGACTTGAATACGGCCGGCTGGAGAAAAGGCCTTGACTCGCCGTATCCCGCGCCATGGCTGGTCGAAAAAGCCCATTCCATGGGTGTTCCTTTCTGTTTTGGCGACGATAGTCACGGGCCTGATTTGGTGGGGGCTGGCGTCGTGGAAGCGCGGGACTACCTGCTCCAGAATGGCGTCGATTCCGTTACGGTACTCACGCGGGAAGACGGAGAAATTGTACGGCGGGCAGTTCCGTTGCAGTGA
- a CDS encoding ATP-dependent Clp protease proteolytic subunit — MEFFEEPECDDEKDKRSDAYSSHLLKTRTILIAGQIDQDVAEKTISQLVVLDAQSNDPIRVIITSQGGHVDSGYAIHDMLRFVNSEVICIGAGWVASIAVPILMGAPLKKNRVALPNCRFLLHQPSGGAGGQLQDIRIEAQEMLKIRERLYHLIAKETGQTFEKVSKDSDRNYWMSAEEAAKYGIIDRVIGSAKEIGGK; from the coding sequence ATGGAGTTCTTTGAGGAACCTGAGTGCGACGACGAAAAGGATAAGCGGAGCGACGCATATTCAAGCCATCTGCTCAAGACCCGCACGATACTCATCGCCGGGCAAATCGATCAGGATGTCGCCGAGAAAACGATCAGCCAACTGGTCGTGCTCGACGCCCAGTCGAACGATCCAATTCGAGTCATTATCACGTCGCAGGGCGGACACGTGGATTCGGGCTATGCCATCCATGACATGCTGCGATTTGTGAATTCGGAGGTGATTTGCATCGGCGCCGGATGGGTCGCAAGCATTGCCGTCCCCATCCTGATGGGTGCGCCATTGAAAAAGAATCGAGTGGCGCTTCCCAATTGCCGTTTCTTGCTGCATCAGCCGAGCGGCGGAGCGGGCGGCCAATTGCAGGATATCCGGATTGAAGCGCAGGAAATGCTGAAGATTCGCGAGCGTCTGTATCATCTTATTGCCAAGGAAACCGGCCAGACCTTCGAGAAGGTCTCCAAAGACAGCGACCGCAATTACTGGATGTCGGCGGAAGAAGCAGCGAAATACGGCATCATCGACCGTGTAATTGGCTCTGCCAAAGAAATCGGCGGAAAGTAA